Sequence from the Thermocaproicibacter melissae genome:
GGCGGACTTCCTTAATTTCCTTAACTGCTGCAAGATCAATTCCATCCGGATCATAAATCCAACCGTTAGAATCACAGAGGGTAACGACTTTCGCACCAAGCTGCTGAGCCTTTTCGCAGGCATAAATAGCAACATTTCCTGCACCGGAAATCACAACGGTCTTGCCTTCCAGAGATTTGCCGTTTGCCTTCAGCATTGCCTCGAGGAAGTACAGAAGGCCGTAGCCGGTTGCCTCCGTGCGTGCAAGAGAACCGCCGTAAGGAATTCCTTTACCGGTGAGAACGCCTTCATAGTGATTTGTAATGCGTTTATACTGTCCATACAAATATCCAATTTCTCTTCCGCCAACACCGATATCACCGGCAGGAACGTCAACATCCGGACCAATATGACGGTAAAGTTCCGTCATGAAGCTCTGGCAGAAAGCCATAATCTCACGGTCGCTCTTGCCCTTCGGGTCAAAATCGGAACCGCCTTTGCCTCCGCCGATTGGCAGGCCGGTCAAAGAGTTCTTGAAAACCTGTTCAAATCCGAGGAATTTGATGATGCTGAGGTTGACGGACGGATGGAAGCGAAGGCCGCCCTTGTAAGGTCCGATGGCGTTGTTGAACTGTACGCGGTAGCCGCGGTTTACCTGCACACGGCCAGCGTCGTCAGTCCATGCAACACGGAACATAATCTGACGATCCGGCTCCGTGATGCGCTCCAAAATTCCGGCCTTTTGATATTTCGGGTTTGATTCCACAACGGGCTCCAAAGATTTCAGGACAACACTTGCAGCCTGGATGAATTCGGGCTGATTCGGGTTTTTACGAATCAACTCATTCAGTTGATCGTTAACATAAGACATTGTTGTATCCCCCTGTTTACTTCAAATTTAAAAGGTGAAGTTATAACATCACCTAAAACACTAACATAATATCACATCAAAATGAATTTTACAAGAAAAAAATTGCAAAAATGAAGGAAAGGCGATTCAAAAATTCATTTTGACGAAGGCCGGAAATCATGGAAAGGTAGGCGAAAACGATTGACACGACTTTGGAATTAGAATAGAATAAGAACAATACAGAAGGCGTGAAAATAACAAGGAGGTTTTGTGTGGAAAGTCCTTGTTATTATTTTTTTAGGAGGGCTCTTTATGCCTAAATATACGCGAGAAGACATCATACGCATTGTGAAGGAAGAAGACGTAAAATTCATTCGGCTTCAGTTTACGGATATTCTGGGTACACTGAAGAATGTTACCATTACACCCGGGCAGCTCGAAAAAGCACTGAACAACCAGTGCATGTTTGACGGCTCTTCCATCGAAGGATTCGTGCGCATCGAAGAGTCCGACATGTACCTCCACCCGGACATCAACACATTTGCGCTGTTCCCCTGGTACTCGCAGAATGGGCGGATTGCGAGACTTATCTGCGACATCTACCTGCCTGACGGCAAGCCATTTGAGGGAGACCCGCGCCATGTCTTGAAAAAGCAGGTCGAGAGGGCCGCTCGGCTTGGTTATACCTTTAATGTAGGTTCCGAATGTGAATTCTTCCTTTTTAATACCGATGAGTTCGGACACCCCACTACAATCACGCATGACACGGCGGGCTATTTCGACCTTGGCCCGGCAGATATGGGCGAAAGCTGCCGCCGCGATATCTGCCTGAACTTGGAAGAAATGGGCTTTGAAATTGAGGCCTCCCACCACGAAGTTGCGTTTGCTCAGCATGAGATTGATTTCAAGTACAGTGATGCCTTGTCTGCAGCCGACGACCTTATTACTTTCAAATTGGTCGTGAAAACCTGTGCCGATGCAAACGGACTCTGTGCAACATTTATGCCGAAGCCGATTACCGGCAGGGCTGGTTCCGGACTTCATATCAATATGTCTCTGTTCCGTGACGGGCAGAATGTTTTCAGCAGTTCCGAAAATAAAATGGGATTGAGCCAAGAAGGATTGAGTTTCATCGCCGGCGTAATGAAGCACATAAAAGGTATTTGTGCAATTACGAATCCTCTTGTAAACTCTTACAAGAGGCTTGTGCCCGGATTCGAGGCCCCATGCTGCATTGCGTGGACCACTGGCAACCGCAGCGCCCTGATTCGTATCCCGGAGTCTCGCGGACCAGCAACGCGGATTGAACTTCGCAGCCCGGACCCGGCCGGTAACCCGTATCTTTCCTTTGCTCTGCTTCTTGCGGCGGGACTGGATGGAATTGAGAATAAGCTGCAGCCGATTCCGCCTGTTTCGGCAAATATTTACGGCATCAGCGAAGAAGAACGCGTAACCAGCGGAATTGATAATCTGCCGGCAGACCTCAACGAGGCTATTTCCGAAATGAAAGCTGACCCGTTTGTCCGGATTGTTTTGGGAGAGCACATCTTCCAGAAATATCTTGAAGCGAAGGAACGCGAGTGGAAGGAATACTCGGCGACGGTAACGGAATGGGAATTAAACCGATATCTGAGCAAATTTTAGTTTGCAATAGGAAGAATCCAACCGCGCGGGGTTATTTATATGAGCAGCATTGTCGTGGCAAACTCCAATCCGGTGTTTGCAAAAAGAATAGCGTCTGTTTTACATTCCAGCGGGTTGTATGTCAGCGGGATATTTGTCAGCGGTGCGCAATTGATTGATTTCACCAAAAAGCACTATCGCGGCGGAGTTGTTATCAGCAGCGTAAAACTAAAGGATATGCCTGCAGTCAATCTTCCGAGAATCATCGGTTCAGCCTATGATTTCCTGTTTCTTATAAGCCCGCAGTTTGCAGGAATGTGCAATACAATTGAATATGCAAGTCTGCTCATGCCCATAAACCGTACGAATCTGCTGTCGACTGTGAATATGTTTTTGAATCTGGCAGAGGTAACGCCACCTTCCGTTAAAAAGAAACTCCAAAGC
This genomic interval carries:
- the gdhA gene encoding NADP-specific glutamate dehydrogenase, whose protein sequence is MSYVNDQLNELIRKNPNQPEFIQAASVVLKSLEPVVESNPKYQKAGILERITEPDRQIMFRVAWTDDAGRVQVNRGYRVQFNNAIGPYKGGLRFHPSVNLSIIKFLGFEQVFKNSLTGLPIGGGKGGSDFDPKGKSDREIMAFCQSFMTELYRHIGPDVDVPAGDIGVGGREIGYLYGQYKRITNHYEGVLTGKGIPYGGSLARTEATGYGLLYFLEAMLKANGKSLEGKTVVISGAGNVAIYACEKAQQLGAKVVTLCDSNGWIYDPDGIDLAAVKEIKEVRRARIREYVNDHPHAEYHEGHGVWSVPCDIALPCATQNELGLEDVKELVKNGCFAVAEGANMPTTIEAEKYLQENGVLYAPGKASNAGGVAVSALEMSQNSQRLSWTFEEVDNKLKQIMNGIFNNVSSAAKEYGMPNNYVAGANIAGFLKVADAMVSQGIV
- the glnA gene encoding type I glutamate--ammonia ligase, translating into MPKYTREDIIRIVKEEDVKFIRLQFTDILGTLKNVTITPGQLEKALNNQCMFDGSSIEGFVRIEESDMYLHPDINTFALFPWYSQNGRIARLICDIYLPDGKPFEGDPRHVLKKQVERAARLGYTFNVGSECEFFLFNTDEFGHPTTITHDTAGYFDLGPADMGESCRRDICLNLEEMGFEIEASHHEVAFAQHEIDFKYSDALSAADDLITFKLVVKTCADANGLCATFMPKPITGRAGSGLHINMSLFRDGQNVFSSSENKMGLSQEGLSFIAGVMKHIKGICAITNPLVNSYKRLVPGFEAPCCIAWTTGNRSALIRIPESRGPATRIELRSPDPAGNPYLSFALLLAAGLDGIENKLQPIPPVSANIYGISEEERVTSGIDNLPADLNEAISEMKADPFVRIVLGEHIFQKYLEAKEREWKEYSATVTEWELNRYLSKF
- a CDS encoding ANTAR domain-containing response regulator, with the translated sequence MSSIVVANSNPVFAKRIASVLHSSGLYVSGIFVSGAQLIDFTKKHYRGGVVISSVKLKDMPAVNLPRIIGSAYDFLFLISPQFAGMCNTIEYASLLMPINRTNLLSTVNMFLNLAEVTPPSVKKKLQSGINDEKAIIEQAKNLLISRNNLTEPQAHRLIQKKSMDMGRKMVETAMIILMS